One genomic window of Streptococcus mitis includes the following:
- a CDS encoding helix-turn-helix domain-containing protein, translating into MTEKINLREFVAKQIRLLRLKSGMTQEYLAEKADLGFNYIYRLENKQLNVKLETIEKIIQALEVDMNTFFNIENQNQSGEFSQLIEDIRNLPTEKREPTIKALRDILKQIN; encoded by the coding sequence ATGACTGAAAAAATAAATTTAAGAGAATTTGTTGCAAAACAAATCAGACTTCTAAGACTGAAAAGCGGGATGACACAAGAATATCTAGCAGAAAAGGCTGATCTGGGATTCAACTATATCTATAGATTAGAGAATAAACAGTTAAACGTTAAGCTTGAGACTATTGAAAAAATCATACAAGCGCTTGAAGTTGATATGAATACTTTTTTTAATATTGAAAATCAAAATCAAAGCGGAGAATTTTCACAACTCATTGAAGATATTAGAAACCTACCAACAGAAAAAAGAGAACCTACTATAAAAGCTCTCCGAGATATATTAAAACAAATAAATTAA